A single Crateriforma conspicua DNA region contains:
- a CDS encoding AMP-binding protein: MSVPRFDDPNRYPTSVRLKQLQLQKLNRTLAALVDRPFYRQRLASLTSAGLKLPLSDLSQLEQLPLLRKEELVPERPGQPAKIFDLPSMHNYVRIHQTSGSRGWPMPVFDTADDWDWWIDCWQYVLDAAGVTERDVAMMAFSFGPFIGFWTANDALIRRGALVVPGGGLSSEARLQMILQHRCTVVCCTPTYALHLAGVAETDGVDLAASDVRTVIVAGEPGGSLPAVRQRIESAFGATVIDHAGASEVGAWGFGDANGAGMHVIETEFIAERLVINDDDSWRKADDGETAELVLTNLGRLGGPVLRYRTGDLVRGIQNHNQACPFLWLDGGVLGRADDMLIVRGVNIFPSSIDTIVREIEPAGEYRVTVTRRESMDQLKIEIETSDQRMDQIRTACRDRLAMRVDLVAAVPGSLPRFEAKAKRWLDRRAD, translated from the coding sequence ATGTCCGTGCCCAGGTTTGACGATCCGAACCGCTATCCAACGTCGGTACGTCTGAAGCAGCTTCAGCTGCAGAAGCTGAATCGGACGTTGGCCGCGCTGGTCGATCGCCCGTTTTATCGCCAGCGTCTGGCGTCGCTGACATCGGCCGGATTGAAATTGCCGCTCTCGGATCTCAGCCAGCTGGAACAGTTGCCACTGCTGCGAAAAGAAGAACTGGTTCCGGAACGGCCTGGGCAGCCGGCGAAGATTTTCGATTTGCCGTCGATGCACAACTACGTTCGCATCCACCAGACCAGCGGCAGTCGCGGGTGGCCGATGCCCGTGTTTGACACTGCCGACGACTGGGATTGGTGGATCGATTGTTGGCAGTATGTATTGGATGCCGCGGGCGTGACGGAGCGTGATGTCGCGATGATGGCGTTTTCGTTCGGGCCGTTCATCGGATTCTGGACGGCTAATGATGCGCTGATTCGACGCGGTGCATTGGTGGTGCCCGGCGGCGGGCTATCCAGCGAAGCCCGGTTGCAGATGATTTTGCAACATCGGTGCACGGTCGTCTGTTGTACCCCCACTTATGCCCTGCACCTTGCCGGGGTGGCCGAAACCGATGGCGTCGATCTGGCGGCGTCCGATGTTCGGACGGTGATCGTCGCCGGTGAACCGGGTGGCAGTTTGCCTGCGGTCCGACAGCGAATCGAATCGGCGTTCGGAGCCACCGTGATCGATCATGCCGGTGCCAGCGAAGTCGGCGCCTGGGGGTTCGGCGATGCGAACGGGGCCGGCATGCATGTGATCGAAACGGAGTTCATTGCGGAACGCTTGGTGATCAATGATGACGATTCGTGGCGAAAGGCCGACGACGGCGAAACCGCGGAACTGGTTCTGACCAATCTGGGACGCCTTGGCGGACCCGTTTTGCGGTACCGCACGGGGGACTTGGTGCGGGGCATACAAAACCACAACCAAGCTTGCCCGTTTTTGTGGCTCGACGGCGGTGTGCTGGGGCGAGCCGACGACATGCTGATTGTTCGTGGTGTCAATATCTTCCCCAGCAGTATTGACACCATCGTTCGAGAGATTGAACCGGCCGGTGAATACCGTGTGACGGTGACGCGGCGAGAATCGATGGATCAACTAAAGATTGAGATCGAAACATCGGATCAGCGCATGGACCAAATCCGTACCGCCTGTCGCGACCGATTGGCGATGCGGGTGGACTTGGTGGCGGCGGTGCCGGGCAGCCTGCCACGATTCGAAGCAAAGGCCAAGCGTTGGTTGGATCGACGCGCGGATTAG
- a CDS encoding sulfatase — translation MIQIPATFLRIPVAALAALSCLCMGQAGADQRPSDRPNILVIYLDDFGWRDCGFMGSDFFETPNLDRLAEQGTMFTDAYAGAANCAPSRACLMSGQYTPRHEIFNVGTGPRGKAQHRRLLHVPGTDTLSPSITTWPQRLHAAGYKTALMGKWHLSDDPTQYGFDINVGGSHSGSPPKGYYPPHPNAPGLNDAPEDEYLTDRLSDEAVKFIRGSADQTWMLYLTHFAVHTPLIAKRELVAKYESKPAGELHQHVAMATMIEAVDRGIGRIMRTINELDLDQNTVVLFSSDNGGYGPATDMHPLKGYKGTYYEGGIRVPMFVRWPGHVIAGRRIDTPVSQLDWYPTILDIAGLERSDDQTLDGVSLWPMLTEPSQTLASRALFWHFPAYLQGYSNVDEQRDPLFRTRPCGIIRQGDWKLHEYFESGDLELYNLKDDIGESENLADSMPDKASELHKAMIRWREQTDAPVPSTANPKFDTAAEAKAIADVQRKAAKNKRNR, via the coding sequence ATGATCCAGATTCCCGCCACGTTTCTACGAATCCCCGTCGCGGCACTGGCCGCTTTGAGTTGCCTTTGCATGGGCCAAGCCGGGGCGGACCAACGGCCGTCCGATCGACCCAACATCCTGGTGATCTATCTGGACGATTTTGGTTGGCGAGACTGTGGATTCATGGGCAGCGATTTTTTTGAAACCCCAAACTTGGACCGATTGGCCGAGCAGGGCACGATGTTCACCGACGCTTATGCGGGTGCGGCCAACTGTGCACCGTCGCGCGCCTGTTTGATGTCGGGCCAGTACACGCCACGTCACGAAATCTTCAACGTGGGAACCGGCCCGCGCGGTAAAGCCCAGCATCGACGCTTGCTGCACGTCCCGGGCACCGACACTTTGTCCCCGTCCATCACAACATGGCCACAGCGTCTGCATGCGGCCGGGTACAAAACCGCGTTGATGGGAAAGTGGCACCTGAGTGATGACCCGACGCAATATGGATTCGACATCAACGTCGGCGGTTCCCACTCGGGCAGTCCGCCAAAGGGATACTATCCACCGCACCCGAACGCACCTGGACTAAACGATGCACCGGAGGACGAGTATCTGACGGATCGATTGAGCGACGAAGCGGTCAAGTTCATCCGCGGTTCGGCCGACCAGACTTGGATGCTGTACCTGACGCACTTTGCCGTTCACACCCCGCTGATTGCCAAACGTGAACTGGTTGCCAAGTATGAATCGAAGCCAGCGGGTGAATTGCACCAACATGTCGCCATGGCGACGATGATCGAAGCGGTTGATCGGGGGATCGGACGAATCATGCGTACGATCAACGAACTCGATCTGGACCAAAACACGGTCGTCTTGTTTTCGTCGGACAACGGCGGATACGGTCCGGCCACCGACATGCATCCACTGAAGGGATACAAGGGCACGTATTACGAAGGCGGCATCCGTGTGCCCATGTTCGTCCGCTGGCCGGGACATGTGATTGCCGGACGACGCATCGACACGCCGGTTTCCCAACTGGATTGGTACCCCACGATTCTGGACATTGCCGGACTGGAACGATCGGATGACCAAACGTTGGATGGTGTCAGTTTGTGGCCGATGCTGACCGAGCCAAGCCAAACGCTGGCCAGCCGAGCGTTGTTTTGGCATTTCCCGGCCTACCTTCAAGGCTATTCCAACGTCGACGAACAACGTGACCCGCTGTTTCGAACTCGACCGTGCGGGATCATCCGCCAAGGCGATTGGAAACTGCACGAGTACTTCGAATCCGGGGACTTGGAACTTTACAACTTGAAGGACGATATCGGGGAATCCGAGAACTTGGCGGATTCGATGCCCGACAAGGCTTCTGAATTGCACAAAGCCATGATTCGTTGGCGCGAACAAACCGATGCACCGGTGCCTTCGACGGCGAATCCAAAGTTTGACACCGCGGCCGAGGCAAAGGCGATCGCGGACGTGCAGCGCAAAGCCGCCAAAAACAAACGCAACCGCTAG
- the carB gene encoding carbamoyl-phosphate synthase large subunit — MPRRDDIKKILLIGSGPIVIGQACEFDYSGTQACKALREEGYEVVLVNSNPATIMTDPATADSTYIEPLTWQVLEKVIAKERPDALLPTLGGQTGLNVAMDLEANGVLEKYGVEMIGARADVIDKAEARDKFKAAMEKIGLDVCKGFTVHTLEEARAAMEQVGLPAVVRPSFTMGGSGSAIAYNKDDFDALVRNGLDQSPVTEVLIEESIIGWKEYEMEVVRDMDDNVVIICSIENFDPMGVHTGDSITVAPAQTLTDKEYQRMRDASLAVMREIGVETGGSNVQFAINPDTGRMIVIEMNPRVSRSSALASKATGFPIAKIAAKLAVGYRLWEIPNDITQKTKACFEPTIDYVVTKIPRFAFEKFPDADATLTTQMKSVGETMAIGRTFKESLQKALRGLEIGAFGLGSDGRDLWGTEDQPSNDEIRAKLTVPGAERIFHIRYALKSGMTIDEIYKLTHIDRWFLDHIAQIVEREEWLGTVGSLESLTADQMRDAKRDGFSDRQLAKLTGTNEVKVRARRLELGVRPVFKSVDTCAAEFEAYTPYYYSTYETETELPGKSDKKRIVILGGGPNRIGQGIEFDYCCCHASFAVKDIGYEAIMVNSNPETVSTDYDTSDILFFEPLTIEDVLNICDATEPDGVIAQFGGQTPLNLARGLQTAGVPIIGTSVDTIEAAEDRELFQQLIEELGLRQPPSGIARNMSEAKREAKRIGYPALVRPSFVLGGRAMEICYDQSQFERYVAEAFIVADGQPVLIDSFLEDAIEVDVDAVGDGTDCVIMGIMEHIEEAGVHSGDSACCIPPFSLTEQTIAEIRDATVRLAKRMNVVGLMNIQYAVKTEDGQPVLYILEVNPRASRTVPFVAKATGVPVAGIATKVMNGISLKEQGILDQPVPKHVSIKESVFPFRKFAGVDIVLGPEMRSTGEVMGISEQFSIAFAKSQIAAGNVLPESGKVFLSLNARHKHAVVDLGRRLGELGFEILATEGTAQRLDEAGVQCTRVRKLAEGHPNLIDFLKNDDVQLIVNTPSGKGARTDEGRIRAAAVQYGVPCITTLSAAEAAINAMEAMRENPIQVESLQTRYAGAS; from the coding sequence GTGCCACGTCGCGACGACATCAAGAAAATTCTGTTGATCGGTAGCGGGCCCATCGTCATTGGACAGGCTTGCGAATTCGATTATTCCGGGACCCAGGCCTGTAAAGCCCTACGCGAAGAGGGTTACGAGGTGGTTCTGGTCAACAGTAACCCCGCGACCATCATGACCGACCCTGCCACCGCGGATTCGACCTATATCGAACCGTTGACTTGGCAGGTTTTGGAAAAGGTCATCGCCAAGGAACGTCCCGACGCTCTGCTGCCCACCCTGGGTGGCCAGACCGGTTTGAACGTGGCGATGGATTTGGAAGCCAACGGTGTGCTGGAAAAGTACGGCGTGGAAATGATCGGCGCTCGGGCTGACGTGATCGACAAGGCCGAGGCGCGGGACAAGTTCAAAGCCGCGATGGAAAAGATCGGCTTGGACGTCTGCAAAGGTTTCACCGTCCACACCTTGGAAGAGGCTCGCGCGGCGATGGAACAAGTCGGCCTTCCCGCGGTGGTTCGGCCCAGCTTCACGATGGGCGGCAGCGGATCGGCCATCGCCTACAACAAAGACGACTTCGACGCCCTGGTCCGCAACGGTTTGGACCAGTCGCCGGTCACCGAGGTCTTGATCGAAGAATCGATCATCGGTTGGAAGGAATACGAGATGGAAGTCGTCCGGGACATGGACGACAACGTGGTCATCATCTGCAGCATCGAGAACTTTGATCCGATGGGGGTCCACACCGGTGATTCGATCACCGTCGCTCCGGCACAAACGTTGACCGACAAAGAATACCAGCGGATGCGCGACGCCAGCTTGGCCGTGATGCGTGAAATCGGCGTCGAAACGGGCGGCAGTAACGTCCAGTTCGCGATCAATCCGGATACCGGCCGGATGATCGTCATTGAAATGAACCCGCGGGTCAGCCGGTCCAGTGCGCTGGCCAGTAAAGCCACCGGATTCCCGATCGCAAAGATTGCCGCCAAGCTTGCCGTGGGGTATCGCTTGTGGGAAATCCCCAACGACATCACCCAGAAAACGAAAGCCTGTTTCGAACCGACGATCGACTATGTGGTGACGAAGATCCCGCGTTTCGCGTTCGAAAAATTTCCAGATGCCGATGCCACGTTGACCACGCAAATGAAGAGCGTCGGCGAAACGATGGCGATCGGTCGGACCTTCAAAGAATCTCTTCAAAAAGCGCTGCGTGGTCTGGAGATCGGCGCCTTCGGTCTTGGCAGCGATGGACGCGACCTTTGGGGAACCGAGGATCAACCGAGCAACGATGAGATTCGAGCCAAGTTGACCGTCCCCGGCGCCGAACGAATCTTCCACATTCGTTATGCGCTGAAATCCGGCATGACGATCGATGAAATCTACAAACTGACTCATATCGATCGCTGGTTCTTGGACCACATCGCGCAGATCGTCGAACGCGAAGAATGGCTGGGGACGGTCGGATCATTGGAATCGTTGACCGCCGATCAAATGCGCGACGCCAAACGCGACGGTTTTTCCGATCGCCAACTGGCCAAACTGACGGGAACGAACGAAGTCAAAGTTCGCGCACGACGCTTGGAACTTGGCGTCCGGCCGGTCTTCAAAAGTGTCGACACCTGTGCGGCGGAATTCGAAGCCTACACCCCGTACTACTACAGCACCTACGAAACCGAAACCGAATTGCCCGGCAAGTCGGACAAGAAACGCATCGTGATCTTGGGCGGTGGCCCCAACCGGATCGGGCAAGGAATCGAGTTCGATTACTGTTGTTGCCACGCCAGCTTCGCCGTCAAAGACATCGGCTATGAAGCAATCATGGTCAACAGCAATCCGGAAACGGTCAGCACCGACTACGACACGTCGGACATCCTGTTCTTTGAACCGCTGACCATCGAAGACGTGTTGAACATCTGCGACGCGACCGAGCCGGACGGCGTGATCGCGCAGTTCGGCGGTCAAACACCGTTGAATTTGGCTCGCGGCTTGCAAACCGCCGGCGTTCCGATCATCGGAACCAGCGTTGACACGATCGAGGCGGCGGAGGATCGCGAACTGTTCCAGCAACTGATCGAAGAATTGGGCTTGCGCCAGCCGCCGTCGGGCATTGCACGGAACATGTCCGAAGCCAAACGCGAAGCCAAACGCATCGGCTATCCCGCCCTGGTGCGTCCCAGCTTTGTTCTGGGCGGTCGGGCGATGGAAATCTGTTACGACCAGTCGCAATTCGAACGATACGTGGCCGAAGCGTTCATCGTCGCCGACGGGCAACCGGTTCTGATCGATTCGTTCTTAGAAGATGCCATCGAAGTCGATGTCGACGCGGTCGGTGATGGCACCGATTGTGTGATCATGGGAATCATGGAACACATCGAAGAAGCCGGTGTGCACAGTGGCGATTCGGCGTGCTGTATTCCACCGTTCAGCTTGACCGAACAAACGATCGCTGAAATTCGGGACGCCACCGTGCGGCTGGCCAAGCGGATGAACGTCGTCGGGCTGATGAACATTCAATACGCGGTCAAAACCGAAGACGGCCAACCGGTCCTGTACATCTTGGAAGTCAATCCGCGGGCCAGCCGAACCGTGCCTTTTGTTGCCAAAGCCACGGGGGTCCCCGTCGCCGGCATCGCGACCAAAGTCATGAACGGAATCAGCTTGAAGGAACAAGGCATTCTGGACCAACCGGTGCCCAAGCACGTTTCGATCAAAGAAAGCGTGTTCCCGTTCCGCAAGTTTGCCGGTGTGGACATCGTCCTGGGACCTGAAATGCGGTCGACCGGCGAAGTCATGGGAATCAGCGAACAGTTTTCCATCGCGTTTGCCAAAAGCCAGATCGCTGCCGGCAATGTGCTGCCCGAATCGGGCAAAGTCTTCCTCAGCCTGAACGCCCGGCACAAACACGCCGTGGTCGACTTGGGCCGGCGGCTTGGTGAACTCGGGTTTGAAATCTTGGCCACCGAAGGCACCGCCCAGCGGCTGGACGAAGCCGGTGTTCAGTGCACGCGAGTCCGAAAACTGGCCGAAGGGCACCCGAACCTGATCGACTTTCTGAAGAA
- a CDS encoding DUF971 domain-containing protein: MTSDPQRNSESSNATPTEIRRDGEAAICIVWSDQQTTHWTAKELRDLCPCATCREKQRADDSDSPAAPGPIALPVLSAAEARPLTIVAMQPVGTYAYNIAFSDGHNSGIYTFDRLRRDNLDDAETP; the protein is encoded by the coding sequence ATGACGTCCGACCCACAACGAAACAGTGAAAGCAGCAACGCCACGCCGACGGAGATTCGCCGTGACGGGGAAGCTGCGATTTGCATCGTCTGGTCGGACCAGCAGACGACTCATTGGACGGCCAAGGAACTGCGTGACCTGTGTCCTTGCGCGACATGTCGGGAAAAGCAGCGGGCAGACGATTCGGATTCGCCGGCCGCACCCGGGCCGATCGCCCTGCCAGTATTGAGTGCCGCCGAGGCTCGGCCGTTGACCATCGTGGCAATGCAACCGGTCGGGACCTACGCCTACAACATCGCATTTAGTGATGGTCACAACAGCGGGATCTATACGTTTGATCGGCTGCGGCGGGACAATCTCGATGATGCCGAGACCCCTTGA
- a CDS encoding calcium/sodium antiporter, giving the protein MFLTILALLAGGVLLVLGGELVVRGASQLAFAARLSPLFVGLTVVSFGTSAPELAVSVLTALQGQADITVGNVIGSNLFNLLMIVGLSAAFVPLEVRSQVVKFDLPVMIAAAVLMYLLSDNLNLSRIDGCVLLVFLFVYFTVSFRLGRRQFESDAARDTSQTDSDDSDAAAPVDDPSSPLVWRVIKNLLILAVGITLLVVGCRLFVDASVSVAQRFGMSEALIGLTIVSVGTSLPELVTSVMASLKGQRSIAIGNAVGSTTLNILAVLGVTAVVAPAGIPVAEKLFASDLPMMIGSCVLIWPLFATSKRVSRLEGLFLLLVYAAYMAYLIYQQVSQNAVAVPA; this is encoded by the coding sequence ATGTTCCTGACGATCCTTGCACTGCTTGCCGGTGGCGTTTTATTGGTCCTGGGCGGGGAACTGGTGGTTCGTGGTGCGTCGCAGTTGGCGTTTGCTGCGCGTCTTTCACCGCTTTTTGTCGGATTGACGGTCGTGTCCTTTGGAACCAGTGCGCCGGAACTGGCCGTTTCGGTGCTGACCGCTCTGCAGGGTCAGGCCGATATCACGGTCGGCAATGTCATCGGCAGCAACCTGTTCAACCTGTTGATGATCGTCGGGCTGTCGGCCGCCTTCGTTCCGCTGGAAGTACGCAGCCAAGTCGTGAAATTCGATTTGCCCGTGATGATCGCCGCGGCCGTATTGATGTACTTGCTCAGCGACAACTTGAACCTGTCACGCATTGATGGGTGCGTGTTGCTGGTTTTTCTGTTCGTCTATTTCACGGTTTCTTTTCGATTGGGCCGACGCCAGTTCGAATCGGATGCGGCTCGGGACACCTCACAAACCGATTCCGACGACTCTGACGCCGCCGCCCCGGTGGATGATCCTTCGTCGCCCCTGGTTTGGCGGGTGATCAAAAACCTGTTGATCTTGGCGGTCGGTATCACGCTGTTGGTTGTCGGTTGCCGCCTGTTTGTTGATGCCAGCGTTTCCGTCGCTCAGCGATTTGGAATGTCGGAAGCATTGATCGGACTGACGATCGTTTCGGTCGGCACGTCACTGCCCGAATTGGTCACCAGTGTCATGGCCAGCCTGAAAGGCCAACGCAGCATCGCCATTGGCAACGCGGTGGGCAGCACGACGTTGAACATCCTGGCCGTGCTGGGCGTGACCGCCGTGGTCGCGCCGGCCGGAATTCCGGTTGCCGAAAAGCTGTTCGCCAGCGACCTGCCGATGATGATCGGCAGTTGCGTCCTGATTTGGCCTTTGTTTGCGACGTCCAAACGCGTGTCGCGGTTGGAAGGCCTGTTTCTGTTGCTGGTCTATGCCGCTTACATGGCGTACTTGATTTATCAGCAGGTCAGTCAAAACGCCGTTGCGGTTCCCGCCTAG